The sequence CCGGTTGCCGGAGTGAATACCACCCCACATGGCACGGCCGAGGATATAACTTTTAGCATAGGATTCCCAATCTGTATAGGTGATGTGGGCCAGTTCACTGGCTGCGTCAATGTAGGCCCAGGCTTCTGATTCGTTGATAATGCGGGCTTCGAGGCAGAGTCTTGTGAGGAAGACGAGCCGGCCACAATCCCAGCCGATCATACCGTATTTCAAAATATCCTGTTCATCATGTAGGATACCGTCCTGCAGCAATTCAGGCATAGTATCTATCAGGTTATGTAGTTGGGAATACGCTTTCCCCTTATCATCTTCTTCCTGAAAACTTTGATCTATAACATCTTCCTGTTCCTCCGCCGTTTTCGCCATCAATGCCCTGTATATTGCCGGCAGATAATAGCGAAATCCCTTGTCCCGCAGGTAGACCAGTTTTGCCCTGGCTTCGCTGGCGGTTTTTAGTTTCCAGTAGCTATGCAGCAGGGTACCGTTTACATACGATCTATCCAATCCTGTAGCCAGGGTATTGATATATGCATGTGTCATCTCACTGTAGATGGCCCCCAGTGCTATTTTCTTGTACTGGCTGTTTGTAAGGGTGCTGTTCTCATCACGGTGTATGGGGGTAAAAGGTTTTCTCTTCTTTTGAAATGAAAATAAAGGTAAAACCCTCGTATATACGAAATAACCCACGGCAACGCCTATGATGAGCCAGGTCAGGATAGTTTTCATGATAATCAGAAAATTAATGGGAAAATTGGGTGCTAACAATTCTCAAACATATATTACATGTCCCTATGATTTAAAAGCAAGATAGGAAATAATTTTTTCTCTCCCCAAAAAGCAATGTTTTTTTTAGCCTGCTGCAGGCAATTTACCATTATCCCCCAAAAAGTAGAAGCTGCCATCTATGAAGATAGCAGCTTCGGTATTGTTGTTATGACAAGTACATTAACCTCGCGCAGGCTCTTTAGGAGCCTCATGTTTTGTTTTAAGCCCCAGTAGCGAGTACAAAGGGCAAAAGCCGGTTAGGCTGGTCAGCAGAAGAATCACTGCTATGATCATGAAAAGGCTGTCTGTAAGTATCTTGTTGTAAAACAGGAAGATGGTGATGATGGCTAGAATTACGCGGATCAATCCATCAACTGTACCGACATTTTTTTTCATAGCGTTTAATTTTTAAATCAGTTTAAAGGTAAAAGAAATAAAGTCGTGGAATGGTGATATTCGTCATTAATAGTGCTGATTATGGTGTATACTATCAATGGATGTTTTCAATAGAATATTAATCGTGGAATCGTAATACCTGAACGTTGTCTCTCTGTTTGCAATATACAAAATTATTTAAAAAACAACCTTATTTTACCTTCCTTTCACCGCCAAATCCTGCTATGAAATTGATCGCTGCGATTAAATTACCACCCTTACTGATCGCCCCGTCAAAGTTCCTGCCAAATGAGAAGGTCACTTTTCTGTTCTTCGCGATTTCGTATTCTGTGCTCAACACCAGTCTCCATGAGGGATCCAGTACGGTGTTGCCAATCACACTGCGGTACAATCCTTCCCCGCTCAGTGTAAATTTATCGTTCAATGTACTGAGCAGAAAACGTGCGCCCACATCGAATGTAGAAGCATGATCTGCACTGATCTTGCCGTCAGGATCCGCAAAGATCACTTCAGGGTGATACAGGTAACGTACGATAAACATGGAGGTAATGCCTTTGTTCCCGTTTTCATAACCACCTGTGAGCCATGCTCCTGCTTTGTTGATCAGGCTATTGTCGAAGCGATTATCGGGGAAGTCGGCCACCATACCGGTGGTGAAATCCAGGAATACCCCTTTTCGCTCCGTAGGGAAAGCCGAAGCGATGGCCTTGGCCCGCTGAAAGGGTTCGGAAGAGGGGAGACCTTCCTGCTGTATGGAATCCACGAGGTTGTGCATGCGCTGCAGGTCACTTCTCAGTCTGGCACTGCTGTCCTGCTTAATATTATTCGGCAGGGAGGTATTGGCACCCAGCGCCGCTCTTAAATTTTTAAGTATTTCCAGAGAATCAGTATACATATTGGGCAGCTCATATGCCTTTAGCAGGTCTTCCTGGGCCTTAATCAGGTCCAGATACGCCTTTCGGGTATTCGCAGACCATCTTGGTCTGATAATGGCAAATTTGATCCCGATAGCGACCTTCGTTGTCTTCAGACTATCCACATCTTCCTGTCCCTCCGGCCCCATATGCGTAAAGCCCGCAGAGATGGTAAATGATTGCAGAAAGGCATGTTTGCTGCTGTCAAAATCTTTCAGGGTATACTTCTTTGCCCCCCATAGAAATGGCGCGATTTCGAAAGCATAGCTATTGGGAATGGCCGTGAGGTTGTTGGTTGCATTCTGCACTGAAAGTCTGAAACTATTCAGGTCCGAAGGCCGTTCAATCGCACTGGTAGAGATACCCAACATGTTAAAAGCCGGCGATACCGGCGATTTCAATACATCCAGCGTGATGGTCGTGTCAATATTCAGCTGGGCCTTTACGTCCACGCATAATATGGCCAGTATGGCGACAATAAATAAAATTCGTTTCATGAAGGAGGAGTTAAGAGAAGTCAGTGAAGAAAATAGTGATTTTGTAAGCGGCAGAATCACCCTGTTCCTGCACTGTTCTTTCCATTTTGTACCGGTAAGGCGCAGTGCCACCGGTGAGTGAGAAGTCAAGGCTGGTCAGGTTCGTAACAGTAGATACGTCAGTAATGATGGTATATACTTCCAGGAACTTGTTCACGAGGGAATTGCCGGTACCAATTGTGAAATTGATGATGGCCCCCTGAATATTACTCCCTTGTTTGGTGGAATCAATGATCACATCGGATACAGCAGATTGTCCGGTGGTACCGGGAAATAAATTCATAACAATAGGGCTGTCAGTGCGATCTATTTTGTACTCATCATAATGATTCGTCTTGCCGGTAGTATCAGCAAAGACCTTTTTTAGTGGCGTGATGGACATGTCTCGGTTTTTTGGTTTTAGCTACAGCTTTGGCAAGCTATATTTGGGGTTTGAATGGAAAATTGGTTGAAATAGCTCCATGCAAAATAAGCATTCGTACATTTTTTGTAAAAATAAATAAATTATTATATTTTCTTAATATTTAATATCCGGGAGGGAAAAGCACCTGTATCTATTTATAACCCAAACCTGACCATGCTGGTTCCCTTAGTAAAAAGACATAATTTATGTATACATGACAGCTTACAAGCTGGTTGTGAACTGATCACTGTGAAAGATCTGATCGTATTCGATTGGGTAAAGAGGGCAGTTCAAAAGATGCATTAATAATACATATTCTCTGGCTGGCCGCAGGGCGTTATTAAAAAAGGGTGCGTCTCAAAACTTCGAGACGCACCCTTTTACTTTGAAAATGGGTTTCATGCCTGCTGGTGAATTCCCGCTTTCATGAATGTTTTATTCGGGTACCTGATGGCGGGAATTTTTGTACATACAATTCTCATGGCCTTCCTGTTACTTACGTTACACCCCCCTTTTTTTAATTAAAACCTAAACGTTGCATTCGCCAGCAACTGCCGCAGCGGCTGTGGATTTGCCGTAAATGAATGCGCCCAGTATTTCTTATTTCCAATATTATTCGCTGCTATCCCAAATCTCCACTGTGCTGTCTCATAAAAAAGGGAAGCATTCACCAACACATAAGAAGGAATAATAATCGTATTATCTGAATCATAAAAACTCTGATCCGCATAATTGCCACCAAAGCCCAAACCAAAATGATTCAGCGCTGTACCCGGCTGGAACTTATAACTCGCCCAGAAGTTCGCCACATTCCTTGGATTACCAGTCACCTGCATCCCTTCATTCGAAGTCGCCTTGATGTACTTGTTCTCATTATACACATAACCAGCTGTAATGCTCAATCCTTTCAGTGGACTGGCCGTCAGATCAAACTCCATACCACTGCTCTGCTGATTCCCATCCTGATAAGCATAACTGCTACCATCATAACGTACTGCATCCCTGATACGAATATCATAATAACTAACCGTACCAATCAGCTTATTATCCAGCGTGCTTACTTTCACACCACCTTCCCACTGATAAGCATATTCAGGCTTCAGTGTCAGCACTGCTCCATCTGGTTGTAAGTAAGGACCATTATTGGTAAAACCACTCATATAGTTACCAAACAATGAAACCTTGTCTTTCACTACCTGATAGATCAATCCAAATTTCGGTGTAAGGGAAGTCTGCTTATACCCATCAGTACCTTTCAGCGTATACCTGTCTACACGAAGACTCAGCATTGCCATCAGGTTTTCAGTAATGTTGATCAGGTCAGAACCATAGGTCGCAATGGTCTCAGTTTCGCTGTTATACACACCCGCAGATCCTGCCTGTATAGCTTTTTCTGCCTGTGCCAGACTCGCTTTGCTGTAGTTGGTAATATCGATGGTATCAATGGTACCAAATGCATAAGAGAAGTCAGACTTATAATGGTAATAATCTACACCCCAGAGTACACGGTGTCTGATAGAACCAGTATAGAAATCACCTTTCAGATTATGCTGGAAATCGGTCGTAACGGTGGTGATCGGACCATACAAAGCAATGCCTCTTTCAATGTGCGTTGCATCCAGGAAAGTAGGATAGAACTGGTAGCTCTTCAATACTTTCTCATTGTTCATAGATACGTTGGTGGTAGAAGTCCAGTGGTCATTGATCCTGTAAGTCGCCTGGAAGTAAGTACGGAAAGTATTGGCTGTAGCATCAATACCATCGCC is a genomic window of Chitinophaga sp. LS1 containing:
- a CDS encoding DUF1266 domain-containing protein gives rise to the protein MKTILTWLIIGVAVGYFVYTRVLPLFSFQKKRKPFTPIHRDENSTLTNSQYKKIALGAIYSEMTHAYINTLATGLDRSYVNGTLLHSYWKLKTASEARAKLVYLRDKGFRYYLPAIYRALMAKTAEEQEDVIDQSFQEEDDKGKAYSQLHNLIDTMPELLQDGILHDEQDILKYGMIGWDCGRLVFLTRLCLEARIINESEAWAYIDAASELAHITYTDWESYAKSYILGRAMWGGIHSGNRDVAAIARYLLEKDESPWLQLPW
- a CDS encoding DUF2892 domain-containing protein — translated: MKKNVGTVDGLIRVILAIITIFLFYNKILTDSLFMIIAVILLLTSLTGFCPLYSLLGLKTKHEAPKEPARG
- a CDS encoding TonB-dependent receptor, whose protein sequence is MFKRRLGMLILGMLLMVTSFHISFAQNKNQGTIKGKVTTSDGKPAEFVNITIKGTSKGATVGKDGRYSISGINAGNYTLVASFIGLNTQMKEVTVTTGNTVEVDFELKENNQQLNEVIISTNKSQSGKIESDDVAKMSLKNLENPQVYSVVSSELMKDQMTVSVAGALANVPGAVVTTDPAGGTSITLRGFTAEPAARNGVQFIAAGRTSVDPVNVERFEVLKGPSATLFGNVVSSYGGAVNMVTKKPFDIAKSEISYTSGSWGLSRLTADVNAPLNKEKTALLRVNAAVNKQQSFQETGHKNTYTVAPSLTYKASDKLTLNMDVEAYSEELTKTPYLQFDVLGVKNVKDIPLGYKETLYGDGIDATANTFRTYFQATYRINDHWTSTTNVSMNNEKVLKSYQFYPTFLDATHIERGIALYGPITTVTTDFQHNLKGDFYTGSIRHRVLWGVDYYHYKSDFSYAFGTIDTIDITNYSKASLAQAEKAIQAGSAGVYNSETETIATYGSDLINITENLMAMLSLRVDRYTLKGTDGYKQTSLTPKFGLIYQVVKDKVSLFGNYMSGFTNNGPYLQPDGAVLTLKPEYAYQWEGGVKVSTLDNKLIGTVSYYDIRIRDAVRYDGSSYAYQDGNQQSSGMEFDLTASPLKGLSITAGYVYNENKYIKATSNEGMQVTGNPRNVANFWASYKFQPGTALNHFGLGFGGNYADQSFYDSDNTIIIPSYVLVNASLFYETAQWRFGIAANNIGNKKYWAHSFTANPQPLRQLLANATFRF